From Psychrobacillus sp. FSL K6-2836, a single genomic window includes:
- the nadE gene encoding ammonia-dependent NAD(+) synthetase — MSAKQQEIIAALKVKPAIDVQNEIRISIDFMKDYLKKHPFLTSLVLGISGGQDSTLVGKLAQLTIDELNKELGEDKYSFIAVSLPYGVQFDETDRQDALDFINPSKRVTINIKEAVDASDKALEEAGIILSDFAKGNEKARERMKAQYSIAAMNNGIVLGTDHAAEAVTGFYTKYGDGGVDITPIFRLNKRQGKQLLKELGCPEHLYTKIPTADLEENRPALPDEVALGVTYEVIDDYLEGKTVSKESQEKIEGFYNRSMHKRHLPITIFDDFWK, encoded by the coding sequence ATGTCAGCTAAACAACAAGAAATTATAGCAGCGTTAAAAGTGAAGCCAGCCATTGATGTACAAAATGAAATACGTATTAGTATTGATTTTATGAAGGACTATTTAAAAAAACACCCATTTTTGACAAGTTTGGTTTTAGGGATTTCTGGTGGTCAGGATTCTACATTAGTTGGTAAACTTGCACAGCTTACAATAGACGAATTAAATAAAGAGCTTGGTGAGGATAAATATTCATTTATAGCAGTAAGTTTGCCGTATGGTGTTCAATTTGATGAAACAGATCGTCAAGATGCACTGGATTTTATAAACCCAAGTAAACGTGTGACGATCAACATAAAAGAAGCGGTAGATGCTAGCGATAAAGCTTTAGAAGAAGCTGGTATTATACTATCAGATTTTGCTAAAGGGAATGAAAAAGCTCGAGAGCGAATGAAAGCACAATACTCTATTGCAGCTATGAATAATGGGATTGTTCTTGGGACGGATCATGCAGCAGAAGCAGTAACTGGTTTCTACACTAAATACGGAGATGGCGGGGTAGATATTACCCCCATCTTCCGCTTAAACAAGCGTCAGGGTAAACAATTATTGAAGGAATTAGGATGTCCTGAGCATCTTTATACGAAAATTCCTACTGCAGATTTGGAAGAAAATAGACCTGCACTTCCAGATGAAGTAGCGCTTGGTGTAACGTATGAAGTAATTGATGATTATTTAGAAGGTAAAACGGTGTCGAAGGAATCTCAAGAAAAAATTGAAGGCTTTTATAACAGATCCATGCATAAGCGTCATTTACCAATCACCATTTTTGACGACTTTTGGAAATAA
- a CDS encoding transglutaminase domain-containing protein: MSKKTQQTVLSVFIYSFVFILMLEWLKPVIELTDTGYLDLFGWYLAISFAFYLLKLKWVYVFPVKLVYICWVIVHIYTDLSFLSLDTFKLIWGMFVENIVSLLSQDWVGVTNPFRTFLFFILLWMTTYLLNYWIRLRKNLMLFFLFTVLFITILDTFSPYSGEKSIVIVLTSGFIILGLLYAQKMMHEQDGKLHGAFLVAGIGCLCGVILLSSTLAYVLPKAGPSWPDPVPFLLSTSPNASNGEDGRGVGGATQRVGYGENDERLGGAFASDATPVFYATAPTKQYWKIETKDTYTSKGWVNSATEPPILTNYKLGEPIESDIAPGTEDDSLVANIFMSQSYPFIMQPYGIEQVDSEQPVTLSLNVRNQKLNTFNGTEETPVGAYNVMYNEPIYSLKALRETVPANLEGLPSEFDRYLQLPETLPTRVRDLATSITTNSDSLYDKAKAIERYFSLSGFSYNQDMAAIPEGDTDYVDQFLFDTKIGYCDNFSTSMVVLLRSEGIPARWVKGFAPGEVVERQNGLPVYEVTNNNAHSWVEAYFPGVGWMTFEPTIGFSNAVNLNYDIDTEKDELETPENTPVETPEKTQADKDEKEVSKGFTEIMSNIAKWVSDHKALIFWTIFGLALLSIFAYRHRRKWLSKVLIPVNRMRKNDWDTFEKMYHQLLKQLNAYGMTREQGQTLSAYAKYVDASLGETHMRKLTAAYEKGLYGNNREGIDYISMRESWENLINQLSG, from the coding sequence ATGAGTAAAAAAACACAGCAAACCGTACTATCTGTATTTATTTATTCATTTGTTTTTATACTAATGTTGGAGTGGTTAAAACCGGTAATTGAACTCACAGATACGGGTTACTTAGACTTATTTGGTTGGTATTTAGCTATTTCCTTCGCATTTTATCTATTAAAATTGAAATGGGTATATGTATTTCCCGTTAAGTTAGTATATATTTGTTGGGTAATTGTACATATCTATACAGATTTATCTTTCTTATCATTAGATACTTTTAAGTTAATTTGGGGGATGTTCGTAGAAAATATTGTCTCTCTTTTAAGCCAAGACTGGGTAGGAGTTACGAATCCCTTTCGAACATTTTTGTTTTTTATTTTACTATGGATGACTACTTATTTACTAAACTATTGGATACGGCTACGTAAAAACTTGATGTTGTTCTTTTTATTTACGGTTTTATTTATAACGATTTTAGATACGTTTAGTCCATATAGTGGCGAGAAAAGTATCGTTATCGTATTAACTTCTGGGTTCATCATTTTAGGCTTGTTATATGCACAAAAAATGATGCATGAGCAAGATGGTAAGCTACATGGGGCGTTTTTAGTAGCAGGTATTGGATGTTTGTGCGGTGTCATACTTCTTAGTAGTACTCTTGCTTATGTGTTGCCAAAAGCAGGTCCAAGCTGGCCAGATCCAGTACCTTTTCTATTGTCTACTAGTCCAAACGCTTCAAATGGTGAAGATGGAAGAGGTGTGGGTGGAGCTACCCAAAGAGTTGGATACGGGGAAAATGATGAGCGCTTAGGTGGGGCTTTCGCAAGCGATGCTACCCCAGTATTTTATGCAACCGCTCCAACGAAGCAATATTGGAAGATTGAAACGAAGGATACTTATACTTCGAAGGGCTGGGTTAATTCTGCAACAGAACCTCCAATTCTAACGAATTACAAGCTAGGAGAGCCAATTGAATCTGATATAGCACCTGGAACAGAAGATGACTCGTTAGTGGCAAATATTTTCATGTCTCAGTCTTATCCTTTTATCATGCAGCCCTATGGAATTGAGCAGGTTGATTCAGAGCAGCCAGTTACTTTATCGTTAAATGTTAGAAATCAAAAGCTGAATACATTTAACGGGACCGAAGAAACACCTGTTGGGGCCTACAATGTAATGTACAATGAGCCGATTTATAGCTTAAAAGCACTTAGGGAAACGGTGCCTGCAAACTTAGAAGGATTGCCTAGTGAATTCGATCGCTACTTGCAGCTTCCCGAAACATTACCAACGAGGGTAAGAGATTTGGCAACTTCTATTACAACAAATAGTGATAGTTTATATGATAAAGCAAAAGCAATTGAACGGTATTTCAGTCTAAGTGGCTTCAGTTATAATCAGGATATGGCTGCGATTCCGGAGGGCGATACCGACTATGTTGATCAGTTTTTATTTGATACAAAGATAGGCTATTGTGATAACTTCTCGACTTCGATGGTTGTGTTATTGCGTTCTGAAGGAATTCCCGCACGTTGGGTAAAAGGTTTTGCACCAGGAGAGGTAGTCGAACGCCAAAATGGACTTCCGGTTTATGAGGTGACAAATAATAATGCCCACTCATGGGTAGAAGCTTATTTCCCAGGTGTAGGATGGATGACGTTTGAGCCAACTATTGGATTTTCGAATGCTGTCAATTTAAATTATGATATAGATACTGAAAAAGATGAATTGGAAACACCTGAAAATACCCCAGTGGAAACTCCAGAAAAAACTCAAGCGGATAAAGATGAGAAGGAAGTTTCTAAAGGTTTTACAGAAATCATGAGCAATATTGCTAAATGGGTATCTGATCATAAAGCGCTAATTTTTTGGACGATATTCGGTTTAGCTTTATTATCTATATTTGCATATCGCCATCGGAGAAAGTGGTTATCAAAAGTATTGATACCGGTTAACCGAATGCGGAAAAACGATTGGGATACGTTTGAAAAAATGTATCACCAGCTATTAAAACAATTAAATGCATATGGAATGACAAGAGAGCAAGGACAGACGTTATCTGCATATGCAAAATATGTAGATGCAAGCCTTGGAGAAACGCATATGCGCAAATTAACGGCTGCATACGAAAAAGGTTTATATGGTAATAATCGAGAAGGCATAGATTATATATCAATGAGAGAAAGTTGGGAAAATTTAATCAATCAGCTTAGTGGTTGA
- a CDS encoding CPBP family intramembrane glutamic endopeptidase → MKKTSAHKVKQQVGGKLSTWSRFWRFPIIWMIAGSIGIILVDSLFRALAEQVEGIFSLLLTLTAGFVAIMVYKLTMKYLASRSTPEISTHRIGIEAGMGLLTGAIFIIVSTFIIVAMGGYSFQWASADMGSVLISSIEAALGAAIIEELIFRGLMFQAISKLAGNWLALAVTSLFFGVAHLGNTGATLWSSFAISIEAGLLLGAAFMWRRNLWFAMGLHFAWNACEGLLGIPVSGHSSVGLFTVKVNGAELLTGGDFGLEGSIVPVMISLLIAIPMLIGSARHRASVGKL, encoded by the coding sequence ATGAAGAAAACGTCTGCACACAAAGTGAAGCAGCAGGTTGGTGGAAAATTAAGTACATGGAGTCGATTTTGGCGCTTTCCAATCATCTGGATGATTGCAGGGTCAATCGGTATTATTCTCGTGGATTCACTATTCCGTGCTCTAGCAGAACAAGTAGAGGGAATTTTTTCCCTTCTTTTGACATTAACAGCGGGTTTTGTTGCCATTATGGTCTACAAGCTTACGATGAAATACCTGGCAAGTCGGTCAACTCCAGAGATATCAACACACCGCATAGGAATTGAAGCTGGCATGGGATTACTAACTGGGGCAATCTTTATCATAGTATCCACTTTTATAATAGTTGCTATGGGAGGTTACTCCTTTCAATGGGCGAGTGCGGATATGGGTTCTGTTCTTATATCCTCCATTGAAGCAGCTTTAGGCGCAGCCATTATTGAGGAACTCATCTTTCGTGGGCTTATGTTCCAAGCCATCAGTAAATTAGCAGGAAACTGGCTCGCACTCGCTGTGACCTCACTATTCTTTGGAGTTGCCCATCTTGGAAATACAGGGGCAACACTATGGAGCTCGTTCGCCATTTCTATAGAAGCAGGTCTTCTGCTCGGAGCAGCATTCATGTGGCGACGGAATTTGTGGTTTGCCATGGGACTGCATTTTGCCTGGAATGCATGTGAGGGTTTACTTGGTATTCCGGTTTCTGGACACTCTTCAGTCGGTCTGTTTACTGTGAAAGTAAACGGTGCTGAACTTCTCACGGGGGGGGATTTTGGACTCGAGGGCTCTATTGTGCCGGTTATGATCAGTCTTCTGATAGCCATTCCCATGCTGATTGGCTCTGCAAGGCATCGAGCATCAGTAGGGAAGCTTTGA
- a CDS encoding AAA family ATPase, whose product MREQAQIESIIENIEKVMIGKKNIAQLAVVALLAQGHVLLEDVPGVGKTMMVRALAKSIGADFKRIQFTPDLLPSDVLGVSIYNPKEMEFEFRPGPILGNIVLADEINRTSPKTQSALLEGMEEASVTIDGVTIPIPKPFFVMATQNPIEHEGTYPLPEAQLDRFLLKLKMGYPHPREEIEVLNRLEHASPIDTLVPVISLEELIHLQRRVKEVKVDETMKGYIVDLSNRTRQDTYIYLGVSPRASIALMRASQGLAMLHGRDYVTPDDIQYLMPYVFGHRVILRPEARYDGISSEEVLARIVKRTPVPIKRKVSQ is encoded by the coding sequence ATGAGAGAACAAGCGCAGATAGAATCAATTATTGAGAACATAGAAAAAGTAATGATTGGTAAAAAAAATATTGCCCAGCTCGCTGTAGTTGCATTATTGGCACAAGGGCATGTGTTATTAGAGGATGTACCAGGTGTAGGGAAAACGATGATGGTACGCGCCCTTGCTAAATCTATCGGAGCAGACTTTAAAAGAATCCAATTCACACCGGATTTATTGCCTTCGGATGTATTAGGTGTATCTATTTACAATCCAAAGGAAATGGAATTTGAATTTAGACCAGGTCCGATTTTAGGGAATATTGTTCTTGCTGATGAAATCAATCGTACATCTCCTAAAACGCAATCTGCGCTTTTAGAAGGGATGGAGGAAGCTTCCGTTACGATTGATGGAGTGACGATACCAATTCCAAAGCCATTTTTTGTTATGGCAACGCAAAATCCGATTGAACATGAAGGGACATACCCGTTACCAGAGGCGCAGTTAGACCGTTTCTTATTAAAATTAAAGATGGGCTATCCGCATCCGAGGGAAGAGATTGAAGTATTAAATAGATTAGAGCATGCGTCACCGATTGATACTTTAGTGCCCGTCATTTCCTTAGAGGAATTAATCCATCTACAAAGACGAGTGAAAGAAGTAAAAGTAGATGAAACGATGAAGGGCTATATTGTTGACCTCTCTAATCGTACAAGACAGGATACATATATTTATCTAGGGGTTAGCCCTCGTGCATCTATTGCTTTGATGCGCGCATCACAGGGGCTAGCCATGCTTCATGGTAGAGATTATGTTACTCCAGATGATATTCAGTATTTGATGCCTTATGTATTTGGACATCGTGTCATTTTACGCCCAGAAGCACGATATGATGGGATTTCTTCTGAAGAAGTGCTAGCACGAATTGTGAAGCGAACTCCGGTCCCTATTAAGAGGAAAGTAAGTCAATGA
- a CDS encoding nicotinate phosphoribosyltransferase: MKKNYPDDGLALHTDLYQINMVEAYWADNMHERKAVFELFFRKLPFGNGYGIFAGLERCLDYLRNFHFTDSDLAYLQDELGYREDFIAYLRTVRFTGNVYSMIEGELVFPNEPIIRIESTLAEAQLVETALLNIVNYQTLIATKGSRIKQVIKDEVAMEFGSRRAQEMDAAIWGTRAAYIGGIDGTSNVRAGKMFGIPVTGTHAHSLVQAYKDEYDAFHSYAKRHKDCVFLVDTYNTLKTGVPTAIKVAKELGDKINFIGIRLDSGDISFLSKEARKMLDQAGFHDAKIVVSNDLDEYTILNLKAQGAKVDSWGIGTKLITAYDQPALGAVYKIVSIENEAGVMEDTIKISSTTEKVTTPGQKKLYRIIDKENGKAEGDYITMYDEDPTHEERLKMFHPVHTFVSKFVTNFEARDLHKKVIENGQVIYEIPELSKVREYAHENLELLWEEYKRSLNPEEYPVDLSQKCWDNKMRNIQEIKEMEHNFIDQNGGRY, from the coding sequence ATGAAAAAAAATTATCCAGATGACGGTTTAGCATTACATACTGACTTATATCAAATAAATATGGTGGAAGCCTATTGGGCAGATAATATGCATGAACGAAAAGCGGTGTTTGAATTGTTCTTCCGTAAACTTCCATTTGGCAATGGCTATGGAATTTTTGCAGGATTGGAAAGATGTCTTGATTATTTACGGAACTTTCATTTTACTGATAGTGATTTAGCTTACTTACAAGATGAGCTTGGATATAGAGAAGATTTTATAGCGTATTTGCGTACTGTTCGTTTCACTGGAAATGTGTATTCGATGATAGAAGGGGAGCTTGTCTTCCCGAATGAACCGATTATTCGAATTGAATCTACGCTTGCGGAAGCGCAACTAGTGGAAACAGCCTTACTTAATATCGTCAATTATCAAACGTTAATAGCAACTAAAGGATCGCGTATCAAACAAGTGATAAAAGATGAGGTCGCAATGGAATTTGGTTCTAGACGTGCGCAAGAGATGGATGCTGCTATTTGGGGAACAAGAGCTGCATACATAGGTGGAATAGATGGAACTAGTAATGTTCGTGCAGGGAAAATGTTTGGAATTCCCGTTACGGGGACGCATGCTCATTCGTTAGTACAAGCATATAAGGATGAGTATGATGCTTTTCATTCGTATGCGAAGCGCCATAAAGATTGCGTATTTTTAGTGGATACATATAATACATTGAAAACAGGAGTGCCTACAGCTATCAAAGTAGCAAAAGAGCTTGGCGATAAGATTAACTTTATCGGTATCCGTTTAGATTCAGGTGATATTTCGTTTTTATCGAAGGAAGCAAGAAAAATGTTAGATCAAGCTGGTTTCCATGATGCTAAAATTGTTGTGTCCAATGATTTGGATGAATATACGATTCTTAACTTAAAAGCTCAGGGAGCCAAGGTTGATAGCTGGGGTATCGGGACGAAACTAATCACGGCATATGATCAGCCGGCACTTGGTGCTGTTTATAAAATTGTTTCAATTGAAAATGAAGCTGGGGTTATGGAAGATACGATTAAGATTTCTTCTACTACTGAAAAAGTTACGACTCCTGGTCAGAAAAAACTATATCGAATTATCGATAAAGAAAATGGTAAAGCAGAAGGCGACTATATCACGATGTATGATGAAGACCCTACGCATGAGGAACGCTTAAAAATGTTCCATCCAGTGCATACATTTGTCTCTAAATTTGTGACAAATTTTGAAGCAAGGGATTTACATAAAAAAGTGATAGAAAACGGTCAAGTAATCTACGAAATCCCTGAGTTATCTAAGGTTCGTGAGTATGCGCATGAAAATCTTGAATTATTGTGGGAAGAGTATAAACGCTCTTTAAATCCAGAGGAGTATCCAGTGGATTTAAGCCAAAAATGTTGGGATAATAAAATGCGTAATATTCAAGAGATCAAGGAGATGGAACATAATTTTATTGATCAAAATGGAGGTAGATATTAA
- a CDS encoding response regulator transcription factor: MAKIKVLLADDQELILESLHIVLSMEEDLEIVGLAKNGEEAIKGCEQFRPDIVLMDINMPVMDGVAATALIKEQIPAIKVIMLTSYREVEYVLTALSHGAEGYLLKAIHPRDLAAGIRVVHAGGTLITQEMASKMIKSMNNNSSTKSNEYGLSTREIEVLHKLALGLRNQDIAEALFLSEGTIKNYISTIYSKLNVSGRREAARKARDSGIMDH, encoded by the coding sequence ATGGCGAAAATTAAAGTGTTGCTTGCCGATGATCAGGAATTAATTCTGGAAAGTCTGCACATAGTACTCTCCATGGAAGAAGATTTAGAAATTGTCGGGTTAGCCAAGAATGGCGAAGAAGCAATTAAAGGCTGTGAGCAGTTTAGGCCAGATATTGTGCTGATGGATATCAATATGCCCGTCATGGACGGCGTTGCCGCAACTGCCCTGATAAAAGAACAGATACCTGCAATCAAAGTTATTATGCTGACCTCCTATCGAGAAGTAGAGTATGTATTGACAGCATTAAGCCATGGAGCAGAAGGTTATCTGCTCAAAGCTATTCATCCTAGGGATCTGGCTGCAGGCATACGGGTAGTTCATGCGGGAGGGACTTTAATCACTCAGGAGATGGCGAGTAAAATGATTAAAAGTATGAACAATAACTCCTCCACAAAAAGTAATGAATACGGACTCAGTACCCGTGAAATTGAAGTGCTGCATAAGCTGGCTTTGGGCTTGCGCAATCAAGACATTGCTGAGGCACTATTTCTTAGTGAAGGAACTATTAAAAATTACATCTCAACCATTTATTCGAAACTTAATGTGAGTGGAAGGCGTGAGGCCGCCCGTAAAGCCCGAGATTCCGGAATCATGGATCATTAA
- the guaA gene encoding glutamine-hydrolyzing GMP synthase, with protein MSLTPLLKEQEKIVVLDFGSQYNQLITRRIREFGVYSELLPHTVTAEELKKINATGIIFSGGPNSVYDENAFHIDSAIYDLGVPILGICYGMQLMSQHFGGKVEKASHREYGKAEINVKNATPLFGQLPENQVVWMSHGDHVTVAPEGFEVIATSPSCEVAAMANEAKNFYAVQFHPEVRHSIYGIELIRQFVFDVCHAKGDWSMESFVEMQLQNIRQEVGDKKVLCALSGGVDSSVVAVLIHKAIGDQLTCMFVDHNLNRKGEVEQVMKTFTEGFNMNVIKIDARERFMNKLAGVSDPEKKRKIIGNEFIYVFDEEASKLDGMDFLAQGTLYTDIIESGTATAQTIKSHHNVGGLPEDMQFKLIEPLKTLFKDEVRALGLELGLDEKIVWRQPFPGPGLGIRVLGEITEEKLEIVRESDFILREEIAKAGLDRDIWQYFTVLPDIRSVGVMGDARTYDYAIGIRAVTSIDGMTSDWARIPWDVLEKVSVRLVNEVPHINRVVYDITSKPPATIEWE; from the coding sequence ATGTCTTTAACACCATTGTTAAAAGAACAAGAAAAAATTGTCGTTCTAGATTTCGGAAGTCAATATAACCAATTAATTACGCGTCGTATCCGTGAATTTGGAGTATATAGCGAACTACTTCCACATACAGTTACAGCAGAAGAATTGAAAAAAATAAATGCAACGGGAATTATCTTCTCAGGTGGTCCTAATTCAGTTTACGATGAAAATGCATTCCATATCGACTCAGCAATTTATGACTTAGGTGTGCCAATTTTAGGTATTTGTTACGGGATGCAGTTAATGTCTCAGCATTTCGGTGGGAAAGTAGAAAAAGCTTCTCATAGAGAATATGGTAAAGCAGAGATTAATGTGAAAAATGCAACGCCTTTATTTGGACAACTTCCAGAAAACCAAGTTGTTTGGATGAGCCATGGAGACCATGTAACAGTTGCACCTGAAGGCTTTGAAGTTATTGCAACTAGTCCATCTTGTGAAGTGGCTGCAATGGCAAATGAAGCGAAGAATTTTTATGCTGTACAATTCCATCCTGAGGTTAGACATTCCATTTACGGGATTGAGTTAATTCGTCAATTCGTATTTGATGTTTGTCATGCTAAAGGTGACTGGTCAATGGAGAGCTTTGTTGAAATGCAGCTTCAAAACATTCGTCAAGAAGTCGGGGATAAAAAAGTTCTTTGTGCATTAAGTGGTGGAGTGGATTCCTCTGTAGTTGCGGTATTAATCCATAAAGCAATTGGTGACCAATTAACTTGTATGTTCGTAGATCATAACTTAAACCGTAAAGGTGAAGTGGAGCAAGTTATGAAGACTTTTACAGAAGGCTTTAACATGAACGTCATCAAAATTGATGCTCGTGAGCGCTTCATGAATAAATTAGCCGGTGTTTCAGATCCAGAGAAAAAACGCAAAATTATCGGTAACGAATTTATTTACGTATTCGATGAAGAAGCTTCTAAGTTAGATGGTATGGACTTCTTAGCACAAGGTACTCTTTACACGGATATTATTGAGTCTGGAACTGCAACAGCTCAAACGATCAAATCTCACCATAATGTTGGTGGACTTCCTGAAGATATGCAGTTTAAACTAATTGAGCCATTAAAAACGTTATTTAAAGATGAAGTACGCGCTTTAGGACTAGAACTTGGTTTAGACGAAAAAATCGTTTGGCGCCAACCTTTCCCAGGCCCAGGTCTAGGAATTCGTGTATTAGGTGAAATTACAGAAGAAAAATTAGAAATCGTTCGTGAATCTGATTTCATCCTTCGTGAGGAAATTGCAAAAGCTGGACTTGACCGTGATATTTGGCAGTACTTCACAGTACTTCCTGACATCCGCAGCGTTGGAGTAATGGGCGATGCACGTACGTATGATTACGCAATCGGTATCCGTGCAGTAACCTCTATCGACGGAATGACATCTGACTGGGCACGTATCCCATGGGATGTTCTAGAAAAAGTAAGTGTTCGTTTGGTAAATGAAGTACCTCACATTAACCGCGTAGTGTATGACATTACGAGTAAACCACCAGCTACTATTGAGTGGGAATAA
- a CDS encoding DUF58 domain-containing protein produces the protein MKRLLNRWRKIRGVVGVLFLLVVAFVYAMFQGGFVSWFLFYLIVPISLYSLLLFMNSLADIVVERIIETRKVQSGGRFSATIRVTRKSRFPLMYVQMEEKVSPSLTTEASWKQLTFWGMKKEFTWTYEIEHIPRGEHVLEGMSIRVSDLFGWVKKELFIANPKTILVFPNLTEMVYIPIETRYDQGAAASRIQAMKDTSMATGVRSYQPGDRVSWIHWKSFARTQTLKTKEFEDRQSQDMFVMIDRTPSPLFEEVVDLTASIMQAIVRHQASSAFLSVGEDRMFLPEVQTDQHLQRVLYHLTKVRDDLTKPLEQVILHDPSLSNATTLLYVTSNLTYEWMDSVQKNATNLRACTCFVIKTKTEKTTREENAMYKYAASRGFQVQSITKDRFAQAFLEVKRS, from the coding sequence ATGAAGCGATTGCTTAACCGATGGAGGAAGATTCGAGGAGTAGTAGGCGTGCTGTTTCTGTTAGTTGTAGCATTCGTGTATGCAATGTTTCAAGGGGGATTTGTTAGCTGGTTTTTATTTTATTTGATCGTCCCTATTTCTTTATATTCGTTGCTATTATTTATGAATTCGTTAGCTGATATAGTCGTTGAGCGAATAATTGAGACGCGTAAAGTTCAAAGTGGTGGTAGGTTCTCAGCGACAATTCGTGTGACTAGGAAAAGTCGTTTTCCGCTTATGTACGTTCAGATGGAGGAGAAGGTAAGTCCTTCCCTTACTACAGAAGCTTCTTGGAAACAGCTTACCTTTTGGGGTATGAAAAAAGAATTTACATGGACCTATGAAATAGAGCATATTCCACGTGGTGAGCATGTTTTAGAGGGGATGAGCATTCGAGTTAGTGATTTGTTTGGGTGGGTGAAAAAGGAATTATTTATAGCCAATCCTAAAACAATACTAGTATTCCCTAATTTGACGGAGATGGTCTACATACCAATTGAAACGAGATATGACCAAGGAGCAGCTGCCTCAAGAATCCAAGCAATGAAAGATACATCGATGGCGACTGGAGTTAGATCATACCAACCTGGTGACCGAGTATCGTGGATTCACTGGAAGTCTTTTGCGAGAACGCAAACATTAAAAACAAAGGAATTTGAAGATCGGCAATCTCAGGATATGTTCGTTATGATCGATCGAACTCCTTCGCCTTTGTTTGAGGAAGTGGTCGATTTAACGGCTTCCATTATGCAAGCAATCGTAAGGCACCAAGCTTCCTCAGCATTTCTGTCAGTCGGAGAGGATCGGATGTTTTTACCTGAAGTTCAGACTGATCAACATCTACAGCGAGTACTATACCATTTAACCAAAGTGAGAGATGACTTAACGAAACCACTAGAACAGGTAATTTTGCATGATCCATCGTTGTCTAATGCAACAACTCTTTTATATGTAACTAGTAACTTAACTTATGAATGGATGGATAGTGTACAAAAAAATGCAACGAACCTCCGAGCTTGTACTTGTTTTGTCATAAAAACGAAAACTGAAAAAACTACCCGGGAAGAGAATGCCATGTACAAGTATGCAGCAAGCAGAGGTTTTCAAGTACAGTCTATTACGAAAGATCGCTTTGCCCAAGCCTTTTTGGAGGTGAAACGTTCATGA